In one Myxosarcina sp. GI1 genomic region, the following are encoded:
- the msrA gene encoding peptide-methionine (S)-S-oxide reductase MsrA produces METATFGAGCFWKIEEAFRQLKGVSETSVGYMGGHFANPSYLDVLSRITGHAEVAQVMYDPEKVSYLELLAVFWSIHDPTQLNRQGADKGEQYRSVIFYHSSQQEREARASKGKLQQSGRFDREIVTQIKPASEYYLARESDQQYLEKKKRSLINTSNQI; encoded by the coding sequence ATGGAAACAGCTACATTTGGAGCGGGATGTTTTTGGAAAATAGAAGAGGCTTTCCGTCAACTAAAGGGAGTTAGTGAGACTTCCGTAGGTTATATGGGCGGACATTTTGCCAATCCGAGTTATTTGGACGTACTTTCAAGAATTACGGGTCATGCTGAAGTAGCCCAGGTCATGTACGATCCTGAAAAAGTTAGTTATTTGGAACTATTAGCTGTTTTTTGGTCGATTCACGACCCCACTCAATTAAATCGCCAAGGAGCAGACAAAGGAGAACAATATCGCTCGGTAATTTTTTATCATAGTTCCCAACAAGAAAGAGAGGCTAGAGCTTCCAAAGGCAAGCTACAACAATCGGGACGATTCGACCGAGAAATTGTCACTCAAATTAAGCCTGCGTCAGAATACTATTTGGCAAGAGAGTCAGACCAGCAGTATTTAGAAAAAAAGAAACGCTCTTTAATTAATACTTCAAATCAGATCTAA
- a CDS encoding NYN domain-containing protein encodes MLDNYYGSDPIFTPEQILENRGRVAIFIDGSNLFYAALQLGIEIDYSKLLSRLTGGSRLLRSFFYTGVDRTNEKQQGFLLWMRRNGYRVIAKDLVQLPDGSKKANLDVEIAVDMMSLVGAYDTAILVSGDGDLAYSVDAVSYRGARVEVVSLRSMTSDSLINVADLYIDLDQIKEDIQKTTKHSDPYRSFSGFGILENSPSPEIR; translated from the coding sequence ATGTTAGATAATTACTATGGAAGCGATCCGATATTTACTCCAGAGCAGATTCTGGAAAATAGAGGTAGAGTGGCAATATTTATAGATGGCTCGAACTTATTCTATGCCGCTTTACAGTTAGGTATAGAAATTGACTATAGCAAACTACTGTCTCGACTTACAGGAGGTTCGAGACTGCTGCGCTCCTTTTTTTATACTGGAGTCGATCGCACTAATGAAAAACAGCAGGGGTTTTTGCTCTGGATGCGCCGCAACGGCTATCGGGTAATTGCCAAAGATTTAGTACAGCTACCAGACGGCTCGAAAAAAGCCAATTTAGATGTGGAAATCGCCGTCGATATGATGTCGTTAGTAGGGGCATACGACACGGCAATTTTAGTCAGCGGCGATGGCGATTTGGCATATTCTGTAGATGCCGTCAGTTATCGCGGTGCTAGAGTAGAAGTCGTCAGTTTGCGATCGATGACTAGCGATAGTCTGATTAATGTTGCCGATCTTTATATCGATCTCGATCAAATAAAAGAAGATATTCAAAAAACTACCAAACATAGCGATCCCTATCGCAGTTTTTCGGGTTTTGGTATTTTAGAAAATTCTCCCAGTCCTGAAATAAGATAG